Proteins encoded by one window of Paraburkholderia terrae:
- a CDS encoding phospholipase D family protein, translating to MITLRSLLAAFTVALLTSCASLPPQADRIQTHAVTDTQNTRLAIAFTPQEQRHPDETAFHLLPDAVDALVARLVLAEAADRTLDLQYYIWHDDLTGRGLASAVMRAADRGVRVRILLDDLGTNADDNLLLALDSHPNVQIRLFNPVANRSFKKLGMAAEFFRVNRRMHNKSMIADNQGAILGGRNIGDEYFGASSDVAFGDLDVLVHGPVVHEVSSAFDLFWNSEAAYPIDGLMGRKADPAALADVRKQLDTYLASEENNPYVVNARARLTQVIHSQDAVFSWGKATLLYDDPAKITRAPGDSQGQLMTQFKALELQPTQQMLVVSPYFVPGKEGVAWLSGLTQKQVRVTVLTNSLAATDVAAVHAGYQRYRKALLEAGVHLYELKPVADDKTADKTADKTEDKKHLFGSSKASLHAKTYVFDRNSIFIGSMNLDPRSVELNTEIGVYCESAPAAAQVVDTLEPNLDRIAWRLELRANANGTSSIVWIDTAPDGTVKVLDSEPDVSAMRKAGIWFLSILPIESQL from the coding sequence ATGATCACACTACGAAGTCTTCTCGCGGCTTTCACCGTCGCCCTGCTGACTTCGTGCGCGAGTCTGCCGCCGCAGGCCGATCGCATCCAGACGCACGCCGTCACCGACACGCAGAACACGCGGCTCGCCATCGCGTTCACGCCGCAGGAACAACGGCATCCCGACGAAACCGCGTTTCACCTGCTGCCCGACGCCGTCGATGCGCTCGTCGCGCGCCTAGTGCTCGCGGAAGCGGCAGACCGCACGCTCGACTTGCAGTACTACATCTGGCACGACGATCTGACGGGCCGCGGACTGGCGTCTGCCGTGATGCGCGCGGCTGATCGCGGCGTGCGCGTGCGGATTCTGCTCGACGATCTCGGCACCAATGCCGACGACAATCTGCTGCTCGCGCTCGACTCGCATCCGAACGTGCAGATTCGCCTCTTCAACCCCGTTGCCAACCGCAGCTTCAAGAAGCTCGGCATGGCCGCCGAGTTCTTTCGCGTGAACCGGCGCATGCACAACAAGTCGATGATCGCGGACAACCAGGGCGCGATACTCGGCGGGCGCAATATCGGCGACGAATACTTCGGTGCTTCGAGCGACGTCGCGTTCGGCGATCTCGACGTGCTCGTGCATGGGCCTGTCGTACACGAGGTGTCGTCGGCATTCGACCTCTTCTGGAACTCCGAGGCCGCGTATCCGATCGACGGGCTGATGGGCCGCAAGGCGGACCCGGCGGCGCTCGCCGACGTACGCAAACAGCTCGACACGTATCTGGCCTCCGAGGAAAACAACCCGTACGTCGTGAACGCGCGCGCACGGCTCACGCAGGTCATCCATTCGCAGGATGCCGTGTTTTCATGGGGCAAAGCCACTTTGCTCTACGACGATCCCGCGAAAATCACGCGCGCGCCGGGCGACTCGCAAGGCCAACTGATGACGCAGTTCAAGGCACTCGAATTGCAGCCGACGCAGCAGATGCTCGTCGTCTCGCCGTATTTCGTGCCCGGAAAAGAAGGCGTCGCGTGGCTCTCGGGACTCACGCAAAAGCAGGTGCGCGTCACCGTGCTCACCAACTCGCTTGCCGCCACCGACGTCGCCGCCGTTCATGCCGGCTATCAGCGCTACCGCAAGGCGTTGCTCGAAGCAGGCGTGCATCTCTACGAACTGAAGCCCGTCGCGGACGACAAAACAGCGGACAAAACGGCGGACAAGACGGAAGACAAGAAGCATCTGTTCGGCTCGTCGAAGGCATCGCTGCATGCGAAGACTTATGTGTTCGACCGCAACAGCATCTTTATCGGCTCGATGAATCTCGATCCGCGTTCGGTCGAACTCAACACGGAGATCGGCGTGTATTGCGAGAGCGCGCCAGCTGCCGCGCAGGTTGTCGATACGCTCGAGCCGAACCTCGATCGCATCGCATGGCGGCTCGAATTGCGCGCGAATGCGAACGGCACGAGCAGTATCGTCTGGATCGACACGGCGCCCGACGGCA
- a CDS encoding FKBP-type peptidyl-prolyl cis-trans isomerase, with amino-acid sequence MKSVVALLAAAALASVSFTANAASTEKLPSGVVVEHLTQGSGPQPTAADVVRVNYRGTLANGTEFDNSAKHGGPAEFPLGRVIPCWTQGVATMKVGEKAKLTCPAATAYGSRGVGVIPPNSDLTFEVELLAIVK; translated from the coding sequence GTGAAATCAGTTGTTGCCCTGCTCGCTGCGGCCGCGCTCGCATCGGTGTCGTTCACCGCAAACGCTGCATCGACGGAGAAACTGCCCTCCGGCGTCGTCGTCGAACACCTGACGCAGGGAAGCGGCCCGCAACCCACGGCGGCCGACGTCGTGCGCGTCAACTACCGCGGCACGCTCGCGAACGGCACCGAGTTCGACAACTCGGCCAAGCACGGCGGCCCCGCGGAGTTTCCGCTCGGCCGTGTGATTCCCTGCTGGACGCAAGGCGTCGCGACGATGAAAGTGGGCGAGAAAGCCAAGCTGACCTGCCCGGCTGCGACCGCGTATGGTTCGCGCGGCGTCGGCGTGATCCCGCCGAACAGCGATCTGACGTTCGAAGTCGAACTGCTCGCGATCGTCAAGTAA
- a CDS encoding low molecular weight phosphatase family protein translates to MLRELDGLHFDAFSAGLEPADKVHAAAMGELRHGFSSLELLNPKSWLEFTSEWAPQMDFVVTLCDESARVDMRAFHGEPTLRHWTLTPSAYAAAGAVENAFWQILKRVEDFITAERRPWPSLKLPAVASCTSDACDLLLSGQ, encoded by the coding sequence TTGCTACGCGAGCTGGACGGATTGCATTTCGACGCATTTAGCGCAGGTCTCGAGCCCGCCGACAAGGTTCACGCGGCGGCCATGGGAGAGTTGCGTCATGGTTTTTCCAGTCTGGAACTGCTGAATCCGAAAAGCTGGCTGGAATTCACGAGCGAATGGGCGCCGCAGATGGATTTCGTGGTGACGTTGTGCGACGAGTCGGCACGCGTCGACATGCGCGCGTTTCATGGCGAGCCCACGCTTCGTCACTGGACGCTCACGCCGTCCGCGTATGCCGCTGCGGGTGCGGTCGAAAACGCGTTCTGGCAGATATTGAAGCGCGTCGAAGACTTCATCACGGCCGAGCGCCGCCCGTGGCCGTCGCTGAAGCTGCCCGCCGTGGCGAGCTGCACGTCGGACGCCTGCGATCTGCTGCTCAGCGGTCAGTGA
- a CDS encoding carboxymuconolactone decarboxylase family protein has product MERLNRQPVSEATGQAAELFTGIKRAVGMVPNAYAAIGSNSPAALQIVLATGDALGKGALSRKEVEAIKLAISGVAECDYCLAAHSLAAKKVGIAADDLVALREGRDSADAHLNAIATFARTVFASRGTVPAAVVDAVKAAGYSDQQITETLLAIADITFTNLFNRVNDTVVDFPKI; this is encoded by the coding sequence ATGGAACGTCTGAATCGCCAACCCGTCAGCGAAGCCACCGGCCAGGCAGCGGAACTCTTTACAGGCATCAAGCGCGCGGTCGGCATGGTGCCGAACGCTTATGCGGCCATCGGCTCGAACAGTCCGGCTGCGCTGCAGATCGTACTCGCAACGGGCGATGCGCTCGGCAAGGGCGCGCTGTCGCGCAAGGAAGTCGAAGCGATCAAGCTCGCGATCAGCGGCGTCGCTGAGTGTGACTACTGTCTCGCGGCGCACTCGCTGGCAGCGAAGAAAGTGGGCATCGCGGCTGACGACCTTGTCGCGTTGCGTGAAGGACGCGATTCGGCCGACGCGCATCTGAATGCCATCGCCACGTTCGCGCGGACCGTGTTTGCGTCGCGCGGCACGGTGCCTGCGGCAGTCGTCGATGCCGTGAAGGCGGCGGGTTACAGCGATCAGCAGATTACGGAGACGCTGCTCGCGATCGCCGACATCACGTTCACCAACCTGTTCAACCGGGTCAACGACACGGTCGTCGATTTCCCGAAGATCTGA
- a CDS encoding response regulator, with protein MHDRTFTSTRSRVWTAARFAAHSMPPRVLVVDDYIDSADALAAFLANSGFDTRVAYNGCDALKIANEWHPDSVVLDVAMPGVSGLAVARTLRESPGTACVPLLAYTACETGDNYAELRAGGFDGVCAKPVDPLMVVDILTTLLAMPALKRGYYHS; from the coding sequence ATGCACGACAGAACCTTCACATCAACCCGAAGTCGCGTCTGGACGGCGGCACGCTTTGCCGCGCATTCGATGCCGCCGCGCGTGCTCGTCGTCGACGACTACATCGACTCGGCGGACGCACTCGCTGCGTTTCTCGCCAACAGCGGCTTCGACACACGCGTCGCGTACAACGGCTGCGACGCGTTGAAGATCGCCAACGAGTGGCACCCCGACAGCGTCGTGCTCGACGTCGCGATGCCGGGCGTGTCGGGGCTTGCGGTGGCGCGTACGCTGCGAGAGTCGCCGGGAACGGCTTGCGTGCCGCTGCTCGCCTACACCGCCTGCGAGACGGGCGACAACTACGCCGAGTTGCGCGCAGGCGGCTTCGACGGCGTATGTGCGAAGCCCGTCGATCCGCTGATGGTCGTCGACATCCTCACGACGCTGCTGGCCATGCCAGCACTGAAGCGCGGGTACTATCACTCATGA
- a CDS encoding methyl-accepting chemotaxis protein, which yields MAAIAVVISVVSLFSLASTTQAFGHYVHGIDARAQVAAELRAAVDRRAIAARNLVLVTTQADLDLETAAVKRAHEDVGIKLKQLNDMINSASDTSDTARSLVAEMNRVEGLYGPVALNIVGLALNNHHDEAIKEMDDHCRPLLAALVKATDDYATYTKTRQGEIVQNFEERYAMLRNAILGVSALAILASLVLAVRMVRSITQPITRAVEVARTVATGDLTSRIVVDRDDEAGELLKALRDMNDRLTETVGRVRSSSANVSTATNEIATGNSDLSRRTEAQAASLQETAASMEQLTSTVKQNADSAQHAKSLASNASEISQRGSHTVERVVTTMDAISSSSSKIAEITGIIEGISFQTNILALNAAVEAARAGEEGRGFAVVAGEVRSLAQRSAQAAKEIKELIARSVHEIQSGASLADDAGRTMADVNQAVARVSEIIEEIAAASVEQGRGIEQINQAISQMDTVTQQNAALVEQASAASQSLRHQGRELDDTVSSFKLAAA from the coding sequence ATGGCGGCCATAGCTGTCGTTATTTCCGTTGTTTCGCTGTTCAGCCTTGCCAGCACGACGCAAGCGTTCGGCCACTATGTGCATGGCATCGACGCGCGCGCGCAGGTGGCGGCCGAACTGCGCGCGGCCGTCGATCGCCGCGCTATCGCTGCGCGCAATCTGGTGCTCGTCACGACCCAGGCGGATCTCGACCTCGAGACGGCTGCCGTAAAACGCGCGCATGAGGATGTCGGCATCAAGCTCAAGCAGCTCAACGACATGATCAACAGCGCGAGCGACACGAGCGACACTGCTCGTTCGCTGGTCGCCGAGATGAATCGCGTCGAAGGGCTCTATGGGCCCGTTGCGTTGAACATCGTGGGCCTCGCGCTCAACAACCATCACGACGAGGCGATCAAGGAAATGGACGACCATTGCCGTCCGCTGCTGGCCGCGCTCGTCAAGGCAACCGACGACTACGCGACCTACACGAAGACGCGCCAGGGCGAGATCGTGCAGAACTTCGAGGAGCGCTATGCGATGCTGCGCAACGCCATTCTCGGCGTGAGCGCGCTGGCGATACTCGCATCGCTCGTGCTGGCCGTGCGCATGGTGCGCTCGATCACGCAACCTATCACGCGCGCCGTCGAAGTCGCGCGCACTGTTGCGACGGGCGACCTGACGAGCCGTATCGTCGTCGATCGCGATGACGAAGCAGGCGAACTACTGAAGGCGCTGCGCGACATGAACGACCGGCTCACCGAAACGGTCGGCCGCGTGCGATCGAGCAGCGCGAACGTCTCCACGGCGACGAATGAGATCGCCACGGGCAACAGCGACCTGAGCCGCCGCACGGAAGCGCAGGCTGCATCGCTGCAGGAAACGGCGGCGAGCATGGAGCAACTGACCTCGACCGTGAAGCAGAACGCCGATAGCGCGCAGCATGCGAAGTCGCTGGCATCGAATGCGTCGGAGATTTCCCAGCGCGGCAGCCACACCGTCGAACGCGTAGTGACGACGATGGATGCGATCAGTTCCAGCTCAAGCAAGATCGCCGAGATCACCGGGATCATTGAAGGCATTTCGTTCCAGACGAACATTCTCGCGCTGAACGCCGCAGTCGAGGCGGCGCGCGCAGGCGAGGAAGGCCGCGGCTTCGCGGTGGTCGCGGGCGAAGTGCGCAGTCTCGCGCAGCGCTCGGCGCAAGCGGCGAAGGAGATCAAGGAGCTGATTGCGCGCTCGGTGCATGAGATCCAGAGCGGCGCTTCTCTCGCCGATGACGCGGGCCGTACGATGGCCGATGTGAACCAGGCCGTCGCGCGCGTTTCCGAAATCATCGAGGAGATCGCGGCGGCTTCGGTAGAGCAGGGGCGCGGCATCGAACAGATCAACCAGGCGATCTCGCAGATGGACACGGTGACGCAACAGAACGCGGCGCTGGTCGAGCAGGCTTCGGCTGCCTCGCAATCGCTGCGTCATCAGGGCCGCGAACTCGACGATACCGTTTCTTCGTTCAAGCTCGCTGCGGCCTGA